The following proteins are co-located in the Pyrobaculum calidifontis JCM 11548 genome:
- a CDS encoding molybdenum cofactor biosynthesis protein, translating to MRVLLKYFSALRDITGSAREEVAFEGPVTVSDLLTWFFKKYPKAEAFREELVVLVNGRAVEGSYVLKDGDEVALMPPVSGGGIITSDISIDKEVRDIIEKSATQGGGGVVIFVGFVKGVVDDAAVNVLEYEAYEPYADQKIKEIEEWARSQKGVLDARVYHKVGSLKPGDTTIYVFVSAINRDVAFRVARDALERVKHEVPIFKLERRSDGEFWVVGDGRRIPRSPQP from the coding sequence ATGCGTGTGCTTCTCAAGTATTTCTCAGCGCTACGAGACATAACGGGAAGCGCCAGGGAAGAAGTGGCCTTTGAAGGCCCTGTCACCGTTTCCGACCTGCTTACGTGGTTTTTCAAGAAGTACCCAAAGGCAGAGGCCTTTAGAGAGGAGCTAGTGGTGTTAGTAAACGGCAGGGCAGTTGAAGGCTCCTATGTGTTGAAAGATGGAGACGAGGTGGCGCTGATGCCCCCCGTCAGCGGTGGGGGGATAATCACAAGCGACATAAGCATTGACAAAGAAGTTAGAGACATCATAGAGAAAAGCGCTACACAGGGAGGCGGGGGGGTGGTAATATTCGTGGGCTTTGTAAAAGGCGTTGTCGACGACGCCGCGGTAAATGTGCTCGAGTACGAGGCCTACGAGCCTTACGCAGACCAAAAGATTAAAGAGATTGAGGAGTGGGCAAGGTCGCAGAAGGGCGTCTTAGACGCTAGAGTGTACCACAAGGTTGGTTCCCTAAAGCCTGGAGACACTACCATATACGTCTTTGTCTCAGCCATCAATAGGGATGTGGCTTTTAGAGTGGCGCGGGACGCCTTAGAGCGCGTAAAACACGAAGTCCCAATTTTTAAGCTTGAGCGTAGAAGCGATGGAGAGTTCTGGGTAGTCGGCGACGGCAGACGTATTCCTAGAAGTCCTCAACCTTGA